cgaaccgccatacagagatctggaatagctaccatcaggtagctcagggtattgatggcgcaccaaaggttatgtgcaagcgctgtgggaagatcctagagcatccttatacactaagcccgaacagcacaggcaaagcgcagtatcatggcacatcaaccatccagaaacatcggaaaacggctggttgtttacggtcggaaaaggggaagaaagcggagattacaaacttcctacaacgagaggtatattttctatcataaaatcaagtaactatactaatttattattattctagggagaagtttcagcaagcatacccttcttacaagaagattgggaggaggatctcctccaatttcttactctcaaccggctcccattccatctgatcgagcatccatcattcaaacgcatcatcaataaagctcgttccgccccatcccctccagtgatcccatctgccgataccatccgtcgccgattgggcagtctagtcaaagaccggcagcagcgtatccttcgtacgctgccttctggctcaaagatatccattgcgcttgactgctggacatctccattctcgcaggcatttatggctattactggctatttcattgacagtgattgggtatatcgtgaggtactacttgggtttaagccgcttcatggtacacataccggctcttacctgagtagtgttcttatagaaaccctagtggagcacaacattgaagataaagtattcgggttgacaacagataatgcatcaaacaacaagacattagctactgctctccaacaggctttgtcagatgatactattatcacccgaataccatgtcttgcccacgttatccagctcagcctcaatcagcttcttgctcggatcaaggcagttccattaaatgaatcagccgagacaaggtggacagagaagcagtcaaggctagcccaagaaaatgcgaagcaaagtcagatctcctccacactgaacaaagtccgttatcttgcgatttacgtcaatgcaagtccccagcgcagagagaccttttacaatcttcagacaactaatatcaagatcgttccaatccaagatgtaaagacacgatggaattctacgttcctcatgcttcgccgggcaaagaggctacgtgctatcttctctttattctgtacagagtatgattgtgaggagatgctactcagcgagcaagagtggcgtcagatcgactatcttctttgtatcaccgagcccttctttgattatacaacacagctatcaaagactcgagatgtcactgcccactatgtgtttaagatctacaacaaactgtttgatcatcttgagcgatcacaggcacagctacgccgaaagcgtgtcccatggaaaaaacagatgctagaggcccttgaagctggtcggtctaagcttgatgagtattactcccaagctgatgatcttcgagggaatatctatgcaatcagtacaatgcttgcaccggtgaacaaattcaaattcttcctctccagtgattgggatcagaaatggcgagatacctatcgacttgcttttgaacaagcccttgttccatatcaagcacaagttagaataagcagtgatctacaaagctctctaacgatagcccatccaagctcaaggctagaggagatgcttgatggaagggatatacaaccacgagccattactgatgaaatcagtcaatatcttgacagcggtaagtaaatacaaagagtatgtgtgataataatactaatatatatatagatactgtttctgttaggccgcttactttctggaaagagcaccaggctcgctttccggccattgctgcccttgcgcgagatacactctcatttccagcaactggcgcaggagttgaacgcctctttaataccgctcgagatatttgtcactatcgtcgtggtagaatgaagagtgagactgtcgaggcattaatgatgtttctttgtacaacgaaatttgatatggaggagcaggaagcaacacttcttgagaaatttttctcccaggatgagcttgaggcggcaaaagaggagagggaagagaagctcagtgagattgaggttgatccaattagtgatacagaggagcaggaggatgaactggaagataaaccaggggatgcaattgaggttgtaattgaggatagaccagaggatataccggaggagaggcccttacctacaagtgaatatggtcgtccttgctcgccatcatt
Above is a genomic segment from Penicillium digitatum chromosome 3, complete sequence containing:
- a CDS encoding HAT dimerization, which encodes MLDGRDIQPRAITDEISQYLDSDTVSDELEAAKEEREEKLSEIEVDPISDTEEQEDELEDKPGDAIEVVIEDRPEDIPEERPLPTSEYGRPCSPSLPPTCTQTRASGRKRKSREDDLFEYH